The Pseudorasbora parva isolate DD20220531a chromosome 21, ASM2467924v1, whole genome shotgun sequence sequence AAGTCCCGTTACAGGAGATTCTTTGACTAATAAATGAAGCTGAACAAATAAACTCTCCACAGGAGGGggaaaacattaaaacaaacccCCCGAAAAAGGGAAAACCAACGAACACGGTATACTGTAGCTCACAAACTCAAGTACTGTCTTTTTGATATGATAAACAAAAGGAAATGAGTTAGTGCGATAAAATCCTCAACAGTATTTAGAGAGGAAGAGACAACACTTTAAAACGTCACGCACATGATGCAATCTTTCACTGATCCCTAGTTTATCAAAAGATATGAATAACCAAAATACAGCCTGGATACCATTCAAATACTGACAATTTGGATGTAGTCACAGTAGATTAAGAAAACAcaatgcatttattaaaaaaaataaaacaggagTTTTAAGTTtgtctgcttttaaacaatgaGGGCAACTGGTTTCAAAGACTGGGCTTCGATGCTAAAATGATTTAAGTGAACTTATAAActccttttttttttgagggggTGGGGGGCACACAATAACTGGAGCCATTTACATTCAAAATCATTCCACCGACATGATCAGACTTTGTTTAAACAAAAACgagttaaacagttaaatagCCGAAATGTTACGGGGAGAGCCAGGCTATATCCGATTCTAAAATGTCAGAAAAGTGTCAAAAAGATGCAACAAAGAGCCACTAATGCAGTTTTGCCCTGACTCAAAACTTGTGGGCACTTTGTCTAACAACAGTCTCTTGAACCACCTGGACTATGTAGGCCTGATTTTCCTATACAAGAAgtctcctgttttttttttttttctccagccATTGACAAAAAGTTTGAAGGAACCACACAACAAAATCATATCTCAGCGACCaggcttttaaaaaaagaagaaaaaaaagatttacatCAGAGGTCAATATAGGTCCTCCCCCAATCAAATCGAGAAACTCatctttatacacacacacacactctctcacacacacacacacacacacacacacacacacacacacacacacacacacacgcaatgGTACAGATATCAACAATGGCATGACTTGCATTCCACCTCTTCGTAACACATGTTTGTAATATACATAATCCTCACATGCCCTACAACCACATATTTCAGTCTTTTTTATTTCCTGTTTTGATGCTTTTGAAATATCCAGCGACAaggcaaaaaaagaaagaaatccaGGATGACAAAAATCAACCGGAGCGAACTGGAAATGTGAGACATGGTCACAGCGATGGACACGCGATTTTGGGCATCTGACCGGACAACTGGCAGTATACGAGTTCTCCCTTCTAGATGGATAAATGGATAGTTAACGAAAGAAACGTGCCACTCTGAAGAAATTCAAAGGCGGCTGTCGTCTTTTTAGCCATTGCGCCATCTGCTGTGCTCTTGGTCTGACCAGGCAATGGGAAGTGAATGCTGAAATGATGCGAATTTGGCTGCTAATAATTTACAGTGTAAGTTAATGTGCTTGTTAAGAGAAGCTGTATTGACGGTCGGAGAAGCGAGTCTATCCTGCACGCCGTTTCAAAGTCCTGAGGAGATTATGGTCATGTGGACGCAGCCGAGCCAACAGGAGCGACTGAACCccctttaaacatttaaagCCTGCAGCTGtaaagattatgatgataatgACCAGGATATGAGGAGGAGGATGAAGTCTGCATAAATAAGCATTAGGATGAATGATGAATCCTTCCCTGTAATCCTCTCTCTGAGCAGTCTTGCATCAAATGTGATGATCTGAGGTTTAACCTTTAATTTTAGTCGATAATAGCCGTGATAGTTAGTGTTGGTGCTGATCGGTTAATGTTGCAGCACTGCAGGGAGGAGGGGGTCTGAAACCCCCACAGTGGAAAGGCACAAGGGAGGAGAGGAGGGGATGGTGAGGGGAGGGGCGGTGGGCTAATGGACTTGAAGTCAGCTGTATGGTGGAGAAGGATCTGGAGAAAGGAAGTGAGGGATGGGAGATCTGTGTGGGCTCCTCACATCCTAGACCCCCTCTCTTGAAGAATCTGTTGAGGAAACACGAGGACACAGATGAGCtatgcaattttttaaaaaacattttctgacATCTGTTTTAAGGAccattaatataataaacactaaaaatacttgtttttttattgatttattttattaactaattctgttattactactactactactactactaattattattatttttattatatcttGCCTTATTTAATAGAAACTTTTATGtaacaaaatataataataatatttatattatgttatttattgtattaactaattatgctattattactactactactactaataaaagtattattattatttttattattattattatgtcatGCCTAATTTAGTTTAAACTTTTTTGTaactaaatataattaaaaataatacaaatatttattgtattttatttattttaacaacaAATTCTGTTATTACTACTAATCATAGTAAAAGTAAtaattgttattgttattattattatatcttcATTTAACTGaaacttttaaacaaaatataattaataataataataataatattattattattattactaacaACATTAATAAGAGGGCTGCATAATTTGCGGGTACAatttttctggggaaaaaaggcatgtgtttttatttttatccagGTTTGCTGTGCTTGTTGTAATAAtttcatttgaatttttttgtgacaaaataatattattattattattattattattattattattattattattataactaaaTCTTACCTTATTCAGTTTAATAATTTACTTCTTTGTCAAACATCTTTGTACCaaaatataaactataatattttgttataaaatattatatttgattacaaaaatagttttcaaaaatatatattaaattaaatacagtaatGAAAAAGTGTTCATCATACCTTAGCTTTCTCAGTGGGCTCGATAACAATTCCGTTAGTAGAGTTGTTGAGCTCCCGCGAAACGACGCACAGGAATTCGGCCTGGTCCTCGTTGCCATAGTTATAGGAGGAGCCGATGCTTATGAGCTTGAGATAGACAAGTTGAGTCAAGTTTGTACAATAGCAAACAAATAGCAACAAAAACAACGGCTTACTTAAGTCCCAAAGAAAGGTGTAGACTTGGCCTGACTCTCAAAAACATAATCTATGGCATCTACAATCTGTTGTTCTCCTGAGGGACATGacttataaaaaaacaacaacctgaTAAGACATGAAAGGATTATCCAGAGATCTGCTGTATGTCTGAGTTCAAATATGCTACACTAAAATACTGCATGTCCAGATAACAGGACTTGTACCTACAAAACGTACCTGCTCAAACTTCCATCCGTCTGACATGGTGGAAACCATTTGTGTGAGCTCCTCTTCTTGACATTGTAATACACGATACACATGCTTCACAGGGCCCTGCAAAAACAATAATActccataatgtaataataatataaggGACAGAATTTATTGTGAAAATGCACGGGTTTTTATAACAAGATAGATCGTATTctatcattatttactcacccccatgttgtttaaaacctgtatgagtttattTCTTCCATTGAATCAGAGTATATTAGAAAGAACACTCCTTTACATACAATGGAAGCACAcaatattatacatatatatatatatatatatatatatatacatacacacacacacacacacacacacacacacacacacacacacacacacacacacacacacacacacacacacacacacacacacacacacacacacacacacaacgctgtacatttatatttacatacacatacaagggtgagtaaatgatgacttcattttggggtaaactatTCCCTGAAGCAAATTCTCAAATTATGTCAATAAGTCAGTGCTTGTCTATACACTGAAAGTCTGTTTTATTAGGTAGGGCAGCAGCatatttgatttaaataaagTTCTCTTTGGTTCCTAAAAAGTTTCAAAAAAAGGAATTCACATTCTAAAGAGCAGTACTCCTCCCTTTTGGCACATACCGCATGAAGTCGAAGAATGAAATACATCCTTTGAGTAATCCTGGCAAATGTGTTGATCGATTGCATAAAAAGAACCACAACGTGTCCTGTTCCTCATTTCCCCACATACCTGAGATGTTCTGTTCTCATTGTCTCGTATTCTCTCCTTCACCAGCCTCACAAGTGACACAATGTTGTAAAACTCGGCTTCCTCTAGAACACCTGCAGTAACCAGAGAATCAGTCAAAATCAATCATGTGGTTACGGCTTTGTAATCAGAAATAACTATCTGGACCATTCCTCTTAAAAGAAATGGTTCACACCaaaatgaatattctgtcatcatttactcaccctcctgTCATACCAAACCTGTATAATTTTCTTTCTGCTGTGgtacacaaaagaagatatttcaaCTCTTTTTGTCCATGCAATTAAAGTCAATGAGGTCACGATGACCATTGGACTCCACTGATTTTCACTGTATGGACTTACTTTATGTTtaacagaacaaagaaaattatacaggtttgaaactagatgtcagaatttacatttttgagagaactatccctttattgCTACATCCATGCCAATAAAAGAAGAATATTCTAAATTATGCACTACAAGTAGATCAATTtggtaacaaaacaaaaccatgCAATAACTGCCATTTATTTACTGTCGCAATTTGGAGCAATGACTCACAATGAGACACAATTATTGGACACACAGACTGTAAGCCTTTCAATATCTCACCAGTCCTGCAGGAAATTATATTTTACGTGAGTACACTGTGGTCCCTTTCCACAAAAAAATGGATGTTTCTAAATGAAACTAGGTCATTACTGTTCCATTAAGAAGTTTTTGAGGGCAGCATGCCCAGATCATCTCACCCTCCTCAGCGAGGTTCTTGTTGATGATCAACTTTCCATGCCTCAAGTAGTTCAAGATGGGTCCAAAATATGTGGGATCCCTGTCAATCAAATATGCTCCTGTCTCATCCTGTGAGAAAAGACAACTAACATTGTGAATAGTGCTATTTGCAATGAAATTCATAGTTTTCGGCTTTCTGCAGTTAAAAGTGTTGAATCATTTGTGGAAAAAAATGATTCAACACCACTGATGCCATTAACATTATGTTAACGTCTCTCAAGCACCAGTTTGCGAGTCCTTTTGTTCTCCGGCATTACATACAGGGCAAATTAGAGATTTTTTCAAATGAGAATCTTTAAGCTGCAAAAACTTTGatagctatttttttttaacatgaacTGACACCTCGGAGAGGAAATCCTCTTCTGAACTGTGAAACACTTGTACACCCCTGCTGTAAACAGTTTCAGTTGGTAGACAACTTAATGCTAGTTTAGAGATCGTCTAAGATGGTCATTAGTTGGTGTAAGCTAGTAGTCCTTCTTGGATATCTAAATGGACAATTCTTATTTATAAAGTATAGTGTACCCTTTATATTAGGTGACCCTAACTACTatgtattaacatttaaattaataatttgatacaatgcacttactATGTACATACCTGTTTTAACATTTACAtcataattcatttatttctgtagttatatttataattacactgttgccccttcccttacacctaaccctacccttaaacttaggccatccttaaaaatattttggtttgcagtaacagtaaaaatttaaaaaaaaagggtcggtaggtaggtctattttttttttcttcaaattttaatataaaaaaaaagtacatttttggtgatggtgattacgtaggtatgaatttaaacaaattggcatatcgtgacatcactgactgggtcttccagccgtgccttcgggcgtgtatgctaattgcaggctatatagaccacaaacaaattgaaatatttgtcaaaaatatttttattgcataaatttcaggtgcattctttaaaaggccaccagctagctgtcattgactcaaagctgtcaaccctccctttttttccgggtttctcacgtattttagctcttttcccgctgtcttcccgttttagtattttccccgtaatatgtttcttatttttacgctcgattgtgttaaatctgaacacgcaactatctgtgtctctgaagtggcttgcacttcttgccagaccaacgcatctggtgatatagactagtgcatttgaatattaaaaagcaaaaagttgtttttattaattcaattaattaagtagctataaccagctattcaatcaagagcagtgagtgagtccttatcttttgtttgacagacagcagtaaaggctactgcccctttaagacctaatacagagatatgctcgtctttctcaactgtataaagttctcttaagccATATAACTTACagactgtctgatggatactcatcaagatcgacatgttgacatactttttgtgtgagtttatccgttcaaacgcaagacttgaaagaactcaatatttgcgcgctgtgagacgtgcgcgcgctgcgcacagagacagatcttctctcacagcagagggttctcattcgcgtcttctggcgaatatacctgggtgatgatggcgaaaatgactggtcatacggcagcactcgcatgcattgaacacagtttacaaagatagaccgttttgcccacgttttcttttattatcgctgttgtagtgcacgtgtatccatcgacagaaccatgcgtaaagcattatttttcaagttacaaccagtgccgccgctcgcaccacgcgctggggtcgagcagaacacacgctacccatagcaacgcgttatgacaacgacatttcagactgacagagacaagataaacgacttttccgccatttgttactgttttgtacacgttgttatattaattataattcaaaatctgttttattcgccacaatatagtaatgataaatgttgagaggggcacttttgattcattttcaaaaagggaaggggctcaaagccctcccctctgcagtgcacttgcctggtgtgtgtaacgtgtccatggtcttgactcctgtcacacaatgcggcgaaatctccgacaggactttaacagtctaacgtttcagtgaatgagagtatgagccgaaccgaaacgaacgcacgtgcaggccatagtgtgacatccgttaaccatagcgtaaacatagatgacgtcacgggtttttctataaacgaaagaacgtagccttcgtttgtatggcccaagcaatttatacatttataatacttactaaaatataattcatattattgtattactgttgtattagttgtttgaaaagtaaaaataaagaaattggtcggtcttaaagccaatttacaaccggcaagtcggtcggactaaaagggaaaaaaaataaaaaattgagtcggccctaaattgacagggtcggtcgggttacggcaaacaagaatatttttaaggatggccttacccataccaccacacctgtcccgtatcccacctcaatatcaagTGTTTGcaatacattgtacttattttttgatgtaagtacatagtagttaaggccacctaatataaagtggggcaaAAAACATATACcaaattgtatttaaaataaatgtatttcataCTAAATATTACTCAAATACTGACATATCGCTTGAGacttataaatattataattaagcTTTATTTGGAGTACTTCTTTGTTGCACAATGCAGTCATTTCTTAATATTAACCCTACAATGCGTTTTAAAATCACTAATAGTGAGGATAGTATGATCTCTGTATAACATCAGCCTTTAAATGCTGGATATTTGAAGTGTACTTGAAACAGTTCCATTTTAGCACAATCAAATACACTTAAGTATATCTTAAGTTTGGCCTTTAGCACTACAAAATATATACTTCCAATTAAGCAGACTTTAAGTGTAACAATTTAGTGTACCAAAAGTACAATTACAGAGTATTTATATTAAGGGGATAcatatgtaaatgtatgttacacttagcataaaataaatatattgttttttttcttcacaagaggaatattgcagtatttattataaattatttatccgtgcacaacatttattttaattttcattaATTATCCCTCaatctttaattaaaataagttcCCCTCCCTTTTGCAATGACATCTCATCTCTTCCCTGATGATGTGCGGCTTGAGGATGGGTCAACTTGTCACTCGCATGAGATCACAGAAACAGCAAACCACAAAGATCCAATCAATTTATAATGCACAAAATACAATCTCCccctacatttttttcttgtacGAGAAGCTGATCACTCGGATATACTTCCAATAGTGAAAAAAGGTTGGTCATGCTGCTTCTTTAACATATTAACCTGTTTTTAGCTAGTTTGAAATGGTAATTTGCTGGTCATTGCCTGGTCCAAACCGGTAGACCTTCTTGGAACAACTAATGACCAACTTAAAccatataaaacaaacaaacatctgTTTTACAGGATTATTcacctcaaaatgaaaattctgtcatcatgtcATAACCATCATCACCCACTTAACTTACACATAAAACAAGATGTTTTGAGACTCGTGAAATGTCTTTTGTTGTCTATACAATGGCAACCAAtgctgtttggttaccaacagtcttcaaaatatattcgtTTGTGCTCCGCAGAAgcaagtcatacaggtttggaacggcatgagtgatgacagaattatttatttaaactggaTTTTCCCAACTGGGCTTGATGTATCCCAATTATGTTCATAATGCATTCATTTCCAACGTTAATTTAATAACTAACTTACAGAAGAAAAAATGACAGACGATTGATTCATTTTAAGCACCGAGACAGGTTTTTAATGATCTAAACAGAGCCTTACCTTATCCGAGTCCAGATCTGGATCTTCCTGACATAATCGATACAAAAACGATTTAGGATCCCTGCACAGGGTCTGTTTCGTTGTAACAAAGTAGGTTCCCCCGACATTCAGCCGAACCCACCGAGATCCTGGCTTCTCTGTGGATTCTGGTGATGGGGAAGTGGGGTTGCTCTTCATGGGAAACCCAAACACAGCTCTGGAGCCAGAGACCCCTGGACTGGACAAGCCAGTCCGGGGCGGAATCACCAGAGTAGGGGAGGGGAGTCTCACGTTCACTGAGCCTCTGATTTCACAATGTTCGGTCTGCTCGATGATTCCAGTCGCGTTGGATTCAACGTGCAACTCTGCCATGTTTTCGCAGCACAGTCAGTTCCGTCTCTATCAGACACTAAATGCCTTTATTTAGCGCTCCGCACGGCGCTGTTACGCTAAACGGGCCGGGTTTACACGCGCTGATAACGACGACGGCAAAATTGCTGCGGTGTGTTAGTAACGCTCACGCGAGGCGACATAGCTTACAGTGCCCTAAAACGCTGTACTGATCCGTTTTGTTTATACAAACGACCCATGTAAGCTACAATATTATGGCTGAGACTTAACATATCACTTCCCGGTCAAGTAAATCCATAcgtgacaaaataaaagtctgcAGAGTGGTATTTTTGGAATTTCTTTATTTTAGACATAATGTTCAGAAAATGATTATAAATCAAACATGTTGCCTTCAGAACTAACTGAgataaataagtttaaaaaaaaaaatattaacgcTATATAGGAAAATTaggaaaaataatacatttgacAAATGCTTATCactaaaacaaaatgaaaataaaaagggaaaatataaaaattaaaagctaattcaaaatatcaataaatagtttaataatatataaatattaaaataacacttcTGAATATGTGGATGGattattaattaaacaaaaatgttaaaatgattTATTCAGGGAAAATCAGAATGAGATTTTAATTTCATTCATGTACATACTGGTGGTtagtaattattttaaataaaacatattatggtaatgttatattttattacaaaaatgttttgctCCTTGTTTTTAAAGAATACAATAGCTAgctattaataaaaaaacaagctGTCTCCGTTGTTTCTATTTGTTTAACATTGCCATTTTTCAAATGAAATTCATGCACCAAATTTAAGATTGAGACTGAGAGGTAGTTTAAGTACAGAATCCCATTTCATTTAGAACACTTTCAGTGTCTCTCAGTAGGCTGCGCAGAGGTTCCAGCACTGGGGTGACATGTTGGTCCATCCATTCCTGAACTGTAGAGACTGAGTACAGAAGACACATCTCTCCCCTCACCTCTTGCACCTGAATCTCCACATCATCAAGAATCCTGTTGGAGCAGATGAGGTGAAAAAgggtgatatatatatattcacatggGCCTTGTTTAAAATGCACATGAATAAGAGACACGGTAAGAAAAAATGTTGTGAAAAAAGCAATTTATACCGTACATACACTACTGTccaaatgtttggggtcaaacttttaaaaaaaaatgttttaagaaatgcatacttttattcagcaaggatgcattaaattgatcaaaagtgaaagtaaattaatttatactgttacaaaagatttatatttcaaatagggctgcacaattaatcacatttctaattgtgattataattacAGATGCCACAATTACATAATTGTTTAAAGGAgcaattacaaaaaacaaaacaaaaatggcacgcacattattttgcttaacacaagtgttgttttttctttctacAGGTTATTATCTTAAGGGTTTTCCATGGTTTTAGTATAACAGTATAATATCATGcatgttttactttttttatttaaagaagaaaccaaaccaATGTATTGTAAACAATTGAGGCTTGATGCTTTAGAAAAgcagtaaaatatttatttttatataaacaaTATGGCATACAGTTGCTTTAAACAATGGTATAAGCCATACAAAACTTAATTCAATGTAAACTGGGATAATCGTTATTATTAAATCGCCATTACAATTTCAGTGGAATAATCAACAATAATTTTTGATTAGTGATCTTTGtcataatcgtgcagccctaactTTCTATTGATCAAAGAATCCAGAAATATG is a genomic window containing:
- the kctd2 gene encoding BTB/POZ domain-containing protein KCTD2; translation: MAELHVESNATGIIEQTEHCEIRGSVNVRLPSPTLVIPPRTGLSSPGVSGSRAVFGFPMKSNPTSPSPESTEKPGSRWVRLNVGGTYFVTTKQTLCRDPKSFLYRLCQEDPDLDSDKDETGAYLIDRDPTYFGPILNYLRHGKLIINKNLAEEGVLEEAEFYNIVSLVRLVKERIRDNENRTSQGPVKHVYRVLQCQEEELTQMVSTMSDGWKFEQLISIGSSYNYGNEDQAEFLCVVSRELNNSTNGIVIEPTEKAKILQERGSRM